The following is a genomic window from Rhododendron vialii isolate Sample 1 chromosome 9a, ASM3025357v1.
GGTTAGCTTAACTAAGGTTATTGTTTCAAAATAGTTTTGGAAGCTTGGAATCACCTGAATATATAACGTTTCAGATAATCAAGTGTATGTTAAGCGTATCGAATTTGTGTACGTTTATGGCTCGGTTATAACTTATATCCGAATGCAATTGGttaattttggatcaaatttcCATGCTGGAATTCAGATTTGATCAGATTCGAATCTAATTCGTTGACAGTCTACCCGGAGAGTTGTAATCATAATCGATACTATATATTGTGTTCATCGATTGAACAATTAACAGAATATCAAAGCCAACCAACCAACCACAACAAGAAGTTCATTGCGAGTGTCTGGTCATCGAATTTGTCGAAGGAAATGTAATTTGACAAAGAATTGAAAACAGAAGCTGAGTACTTTGCAGCAACATCTATTTGCTAAAGAAATTTAACATGCGCGTGTGTacattaagttttttttttttttttataatcaggtGTCCGGGTCACCTTACGCGCGGCTAATCCCGAGAGACCAATTGTGCCATAATGTGTACAACAACATATTACCCCCACAAAActaaaaaccaaaaatgaaTATGTATCTTTAACATCTATACGAAGGACCTACAAAAACTTGTTACTCAAGAGAGTCAAGACCAAACCCCAAGTCTTTTTGCCTTCAGCTGAGCTATCAGTTTCTCTACTTTCACTTTCATCTTCCACAACTCTTTCTAATCCTTCTACCACAATCTTTTTTCCGGGGATGATCGTCAAATCTGTCGATTGGAGTGCTCCGTTATCAGAAGTTGAAGAAGGTGGATATAGCTATCATTTGCTCACCCTTCGGTTTCTTGAAAAATTCAGTTGGTGGTAGTGTATCAGTGCTTGCAACATAATCCTGTTTTTTCATCCCAATGAAGCTGGGAGGAGTAACAGCCGATCTGGAGAAAGGGGTTGCAGTAGGTGGAGGCGGATCGAGTGGAGATGGATCGCTTCCCGCAGAGCCACGGCCGAGTTCCAGCGTCCATTCTTGGCCTCCCCGCGCTTCTTCTTGCTCTCTTGAAAACGTGCCGCTGTCCTCCACATCCAGGTAAGATccatcgccgccgccaccactcggctgaaaacccaaaatagagaaaaggagaagaaagagggagagagattagAAAGGGAAGAAGAGTGAGGAAATATTGGATGGATGCTTTATACTATGTAAGTATATAAGAATGTAATtacctaaaataaaatgaaatttttttattaactcTCTATCCTAAAtgaattttttacatttaaattttttttctcattattttacactttttacagaatgtaaaatatatactttATTTTGCTTGAAGAGAAAACTAAGTTCACTCTATAACAGAACAAATACTCCTTGAAACctatttcttttcttcatttctttgttttttattattgtggaatttttttaatcattttaccAGAAAATAGAGTAAATTCCAAGGGCCATACACGCCGATCCATTGATGTTTATTTCCCCATGCATCGAATGAGCATGACGCTAGTTTTTCGTATGTAGATGCTTATGGAGTTTAGATTGAAAATTactatttaaataatcaaaatcacaTCCGAAAAGTGAGGTCTATTTATTCATACAAAGGttgttttatgtgttttttcgcaaaaaaattgcattttatttACGATTAAAACCAGCATTATCAGTCACTTACCGTGATCAAACATATCGCCTTCTACAAGTATATTCATTTGTTTAGAATGttctaaatcttttttaatATCAAAGATCGGCAAGTCAAATATGGGTTGAGTTTGATTACAAAACACGTGGGTCTTATCATCATAGAAATACTAAGATGAAAGAATCTAAATCTAAGATGAAAGAAGTCGCAAACCTTAATTTGGTAAATCACTGAAACAATAACCGAAAACAAACTGATGTTTGTCTTTAATTTCGTTGCCTTCTTCTTTGTCTTTGTCGTCATCGTTGTCTGATGAAATCATGATGTGTCTATAGGCAAAAGGAGGCGACTTTGTTTTACGTAACAATGTTTACATATGTTTTGCGAGTGGGTATATATAGAGCGGCAGGAGCCTTTTATTCCTTGTACACTTAGAATTTTACATGTATTTGGTTAAAATGAAAAGTTTTATAAGAAtcttacaagaaaaaaatatttaccagCTTACCATTTTACACATATTATGGATCatgatagaaaaggaaaagtagTTATGGACATAATGGAAAGTGACATATAATGTGGCAActttcacaagaaaataaattttcttgtatttttagcAAGAAAGTGGAAGATATGTATTGTACAAGAAAATTCACTTTCTTACACTTTCTTGTATTTCATGcaaattaaatataaaaaatgtgtcattattttttttcttacattttctaTCACTTTCACACTATTCAAATGgaaggaataattttttttaatgtatctcaatttcaaaTGCACGAAAAAACGTATGGATTGACCTTCAAAACTGTAAATTCCGCTTAAATGGAAGAAATCTCTTCCATACTCTTGCAATTTGAATGACAATAGAGCACATTAACTCCTTTTAACTAAATCCTCGTTGGATTATACAATATTAATTCCttgttgaaaagagaaaattaatgaaattaaaTATATAAGCAGTCAGGCAACGTgtataataattattttacctattttttttagattttgttttaattttcgtACTCATAAAACGATAGATAAATGGAAGAATTACTCCGTTTCCTTCTTATATTCAATTCATTCCTTAAATTCCAAGGCATCTTACATTTAAAACTCATCCATTAATTG
Proteins encoded in this region:
- the LOC131301383 gene encoding uncharacterized protein LOC131301383, with the translated sequence MTTKTKKKATKLKTNISLFSVIVSVIYQIKPSGGGGDGSYLDVEDSGTFSREQEEARGGQEWTLELGRGSAGSDPSPLDPPPPTATPFSRSAVTPPSFIGMKKQDYVASTDTLPPTEFFKKPKGEQMIAISTFFNF